The proteins below are encoded in one region of Lactuca sativa cultivar Salinas chromosome 3, Lsat_Salinas_v11, whole genome shotgun sequence:
- the LOC111895841 gene encoding transcription initiation factor TFIID subunit 13: MNKASAGSSSKVKEGSSHPSETSFKRKRGVFQKDLQHMMYGFGDDSNPLPETVALMEDIVMEYVTDMVHKAQDIASKRGKLLTEDFLFLIRKDLPKLNRCTELLSMNEELKQARKAFDVDEEKLAQPD; this comes from the exons ATGAATAAAGCTTCAGCAGGGTCCTCCTCCAAAGTGAAAGAGGGTTCATCCCATCCATCAGAAACCTCATTCAAGCGCAAAAGAGGAGTTTTTCAGAAAGATT TGCAGCATATGATGTATGGTTTTGGAGACGATTCTAAT CCATTACCAGAGACTGTTGCTTTAATGGAGGACATTGTGATGGAGTATGTGACAGACATG GTGCATAAAGCTCAAGATATTGCATCAAAGAGGGGAAAGCTATTGACCGAAGATTTCTTGTTCTTGATTCGAAAA GATCTGCCGAAGCTAAACCGTTGTACAGAGTTGTTGTCGATGAATGAAGAATTAAAACAAGCGAGGAAAGCTTTTGATGTGGATGAAGAGAAGTTGGCACAGCCAGATTGA